A window of the Desulforapulum autotrophicum HRM2 genome harbors these coding sequences:
- the nudC gene encoding NAD(+) diphosphatase, with product MEDMTQRAKGLAFVFDKDRLVLLVDGPLLRLPLVGELSLPRQGRWFGTHQRLDCFVSELPKGFPLPLSAQLLGLRQLFGQIDDSLYVLAGRAVQILTWDLGHRFCSACATPLVDKQREVAKICPACSVISYPRLSPAVIMTVERGHEILLGRSPRFPRGMYSTLAGFVEPGETLEQAVRREVKEEVGVLLEEVRYFGSQPWPFPHSLMVGFNAEYAGGEIVPDPTEIEDARWFSRDALPKLPSRISIARKLIDNFLARTRPD from the coding sequence ATGGAAGATATGACACAAAGGGCGAAGGGCCTTGCTTTTGTCTTTGATAAGGACCGTCTGGTCCTCCTGGTAGATGGCCCGCTACTGCGCCTCCCCCTTGTGGGAGAACTTTCATTGCCGAGACAGGGACGCTGGTTTGGGACCCATCAACGCCTGGACTGCTTTGTCAGCGAGCTTCCCAAGGGGTTCCCCCTTCCCCTATCTGCACAGCTTCTGGGCCTTCGCCAGCTCTTTGGCCAGATTGATGATTCCCTCTACGTCCTGGCCGGTCGGGCCGTTCAGATTCTGACCTGGGACCTGGGTCATCGATTCTGCAGCGCCTGCGCAACTCCCCTGGTGGACAAACAACGGGAGGTCGCCAAGATCTGCCCCGCATGCAGTGTCATCAGTTACCCCAGGCTCTCTCCTGCCGTGATCATGACCGTTGAACGGGGCCATGAGATTCTCCTGGGCCGTTCCCCCCGTTTTCCCAGGGGGATGTACTCCACCCTGGCAGGCTTTGTGGAACCGGGGGAGACCCTGGAGCAGGCGGTTCGGCGGGAGGTTAAAGAGGAGGTGGGTGTCCTTTTGGAAGAGGTCAGGTACTTTGGCAGCCAGCCCTGGCCCTTTCCCCACTCGCTGATGGTGGGCTTCAATGCAGAATATGCCGGGGGCGAAATCGTCCCGGATCCCACGGAGATCGAGGATGCCCGCTGGTTTTCAAGGGATGCCCTGCCAAAACTGCCCTCCCGCATCAGCATTGCCAGAAAACTCATCGACAACTTTCTGGCACGAACCCGACCGGACTGA